GCAACGCTCCGCCCAAATGGGGTCACCTGTGAGCCGGGTTAACATTTGGAAGCTGTGGGTGAACTCTACAATGCCGCATGTTTCGATGCCCCCGCGCGGGTCAATGTAGCCGCGCCGGCAATTTTCATCGCCGACAAAGCCCCCCCCGGGAAATTGGCCGTAGAGGTCCATGACCTGCCGGTAGTTAAGTTCAGCCGCGTTGCGATGCAGGAAACTGCCGCTCTGGAGGTAGAAAATCGCGGGCGTGCGGAAGCCTTGGGCAATGTTCACGTTGTGCCAGTTGTGGACGCCGGTGGTCCAATCCTGCATGTTCTCGAAAATCTTGCGGGCCAGCTCCAGCAGGAAGGCGTCGCCCGTGCGGTTGTAGAGCCAATAAACGCTTTCCAGATTGTCTCCCCAGCGCATTTTGGGCCAATAACCGGCGCTGAAGGTCTCCGGAGGCTGCTGGTGCAGCCAGCGGAAATAGCGGGTCATGCAGGCGAGCACGCGAGGGTCGCCACTGTATTCATGGTAAGATTGCAGCACATTGAGCATCACCATGTGCGGCCAGAGGTCTGGGCGGCCTTGCAGAGACTTCTGCAGCTCGCGCGGGCCAAACCAGCCGGTATCGTCCTGGCTGGCCAGCATGGCCTCAATCCAAACCCTGGCCTCTTGAATGATGGTCTGGTCTTGAAGGACATAGCCCAGGTCGCCGTAGCCCTTCAGCCAGTAGGGCAGCTCTTCCCAGGCGCTGTGCCCGCGCCCATCGCGGGCCAGCCAGGCGTGACCTTCCTTGCGGAGCCAGGGCGAGATTTCGCCCAGGCGCCCCACCATGCCATCGCGACTCAATTCCAACTGATGCCGCAACCAGCCTCGTGGCTGGATGCTGCCAATGGGAAGTTTCAAAAAGGGGACAGGACGCAGCGGCGCCCGACTGCTCGTATACCATGGATTTTGCTCCTGGGTTGCAGGCGATTCGCGCACCACCGCAGTGACCGCTGGGGCGGCGGATAACAGCGTTGCCCCGGCGCACAAACTCAACAAAAGGACCAGCGTCAACCGCTGGCCATTTCCGATGGTGAAAGGCACGTGCATGGCGATAATTTGCCATGTTCGGGTTTGCGGAACAATGAGGTTGCTGGTCAATAACTTAAGAAATCGGGTCATTCGGAGGGCGTTGGGGAAACCTTGCCGTGGGCTCCCTGTGTTGAGCCGCCGGCACGCGCCGGAGGAGGCTTGCGAGTAAACCTACTTTCGCTATTTTTAGTCAGCCCATGAAAAAAACTCACCCAAAGTTTTTGGGGGCGATTGTGGTCATGCTTTGGCCCATGTTGAGCGTGCTGGGCTTGTCAGCGGCGGAGTTTCCCCGTGCCGATTATGTTTTATTGATTTCCTTTGACGGTTTGAGCGGCACTCATTTGCGCGCCTACCTGGCAGCTTCGCCGGAGAACTTTCCTCATTTTCGGCGCGTGTTACGGGAAGGGGCCGGCACATTGAATGCGCGTTGTGATTATTACGCCTCGGAGACGGTGCCCAATCACACCTCCATGCTCCTGGGCAGACCGTTGTGGCAGCCGGCCGGCTGGCCAGAGGATTCCTGGCATGGCTACGCCAACAATGGATACACCGTTGGGGAGATTTATCATCAGCACGGTAATTCGCAGCCCGGTTATTTGCACAGCGTGTGGGATGTGGTTCATGACCACGGGTTGCGCACGGCCTGCATTGTCAGCAAATCCAAGTTGTTGATTTGCGCGGAAAGTTACAATGCAACCAACGGCGCGCCTGACACGGTGGGGGAAGACAACGGGCCTAATAAGGTGGATTATGTGATGAATGTGCCTTGGAGTTACTACACTTACAATCGCTGGGCCATTGTGGGGGCAGTCACCAATTATTTACAGGATGAGGTGCCTCATTTTGCCTTCGTCCACTTTGCCGATTTGGATTACATCGGTCATGCCTATGGCTGGAGCAGTGGGGTTTGGCGTGCCACGCTGGAGGAGTTAGATGGCTGTCTGGGACAAATGATGGCGTTTATCGAAGGCCATCCTGCCATGAGCAACCGTACGGCGCTCATCATCACCTCAGATCATGGCGGTGGGGTGCCGGATTATTCCCACACGGATCCGCAGTACATGGTTAATTACACCATCCCCTTTTTGGTGTGGGGGCCCGGCTGGCCGCCGGGAGAGGACTTATATCGGTTATGTGCCAACCGGTTTGACCCGGAGATTTATAGAGTGGACTACCTGGCCCCATTACAACCGATACGCAATGGAGACGCCGCCAATCTGGCGCTGGATATACTTGGCCTGCCGCCGGTGCCTGGCGCTCCTTTGCGGATGGTGCGGGGGCAACCGGTGGTTCAGTTGTCGGTCTCGCGGCAGGTCCATGGTCTGGTTGTGCGATGGCCCGCGCCTGCCGGCGGTTATGTGCTGGAAACGGCCAGCCGATTGGGGGATTCGCGGGCGTGGATGCCGGTGACCGAGGGAGTGGTCATGGATGAAGTGGATTGGCAGAAAATGCTCATCCTATCGGCGGGCGGGGCAGAACCGCAAAGGTGGTTTCGCCTGCGCCGGGAGCCGTGAATTTATGATGGGCCGGCCGTCGGGCATTCACGATAGGCCAGTGCCTTTTGCGACATGGAATCCACGTTAAGATAAACTTGCGCTCCGTTCTGCCCTCCTTCCACCACCCAAATGGCTTCCATCAAGGAGGCGGCCGAGGGAAGCAATTGGGCGAGTTGGTTGGGCTGGGATAGGATCAACTCTTCATTAAACCGATAACCTTCCTTGCCGGGCGTAACGGCCAGATAAAGCATGTCCATCTCCACCAAGTCATTGAAGAAATGGGTTCCCAGCGAAATATCGGGAATCAGGCCTTCATGCATCAGGGCCAGCTCGCAAATCACGGAGACGGTGTTGATTTCGGCGAAAGAAACCGGGACGCCCAGCGAAGGCATGGAGGTTCCCCAGCGCCCCGGGCCGATAATCATGATGGTGGGTTGGCGTCCCTGGTTCAGGTGGGTCAACCGTCCAATGGCACGCGCCACCGAGTAGCGCTGACTCATGCTCATTTGGGAATAAACCCGCGGGACTACGTAAATCAGCCGGTCCACGCCGGTGGCGAGGCTGTGGCCGATGATGGGGCCGGAGGATTCCAGAACCACTTCCTGGGGGGGGATGTGCGCCGGAATGCGTACCCGGCTGCCTTCGCCCCGGATTTTTACCTGGAAGGGGCGGCATTGCAAAAGGTTGATGCGGTAGTGGCCGTTGGGGAGGAAGTTGACGGTGAATTCCACGTCCACCGGGTAATCATAGGCTTCTTCCAGGGTGCGGAGCATATCACGCAAATCTGAAGCCAGGGGCGTTTGCTCCAGAAGCGTATCAAAATTGAGCATCCAGTCTCCCTCGCCGCCCAAACCTTCGCGAGCCATCAAACTGCGCAAGGGGGCGGGCAAAAAGGCGGCCAGCTCCCGGAAATCGCGCGCGGTAAGCCGGTTGGCGGCCAAGTCCAGCAGGTCCGCCCGGCGTTGAGTGAATTGCCGCACATTGCCGCCCTTGGCCTCGGGTTGTTTGAGCGGCACGTTCAAGGCGACCAGGCGGGTGTAATCGTCATCTGTCCGGTCCACTGCCCGGGTACCCAGGCCAAACACCAGGCGCAAGACGCCGGCGCGCGGGTCTATGTCCTCATGCCAAACAAAGGGATTGAAGGAAAAACCCACCCCTGCCAGGTGAGGGAAATACGTGTTGCCGTACATTTCGCCAGAGACCCGCTGCACCAGCAGGGCCATTTGTTCATCGCGCTCCAGCAAGCCGTGATGGCGGCGGTACTCCAGCCCCTCATGGCTCATGGTGCTGGCGTAAACGGTGCGCACGGCCTGCATGAAGGCCTGGAGCCGCTCCTCCGGCGAGCCTTGGTTGGCACAAAAGACACTTTCATATTTGCCCGAGAAAGCGTTGCCGTAATTGTCCTCCAACAAACTGCTGGAGCGCACAATGATGGGAGACTGGCCAAAGTATTCGAGCATTTCCTCAAACTGCTCACTGATGAAATCGGGAAACTCGCCCTCCAGGATTTTCTGGCGGGCCAGGTCTGCGTTTTGGAGGAGGACATCAAAGTCTTTTTGGCGGCGGCGCAGCCACCAGCAACCATTCTGGACCAGGTAGGTATAGAACACGTCGGAACCGATGAAGAACGAATCATGCCCCTCCAATTTCTGCCACAAATCCGGGCGTTTTTGGCGTAACACAGCCCGGGCCAATAACATGCCCAGCGATTTGCCACCGATGAGGCCCGTGCCAATCATGCGTTGCATCACCTCGATGAGGTCGGCCAGGCTCAGGTACTGATGCGCCAGCGCAATGAAACGCTCTTCGCGGGTGAGCACCATTTTGACCAGGCGTTGGAAAAAAGCCTGGGCCTCGGTATTGGATTTGCGGCCTTGTTGGACGGCTTTCCAGGTGGCCTGCGCCTGACGGAAGGTGCGGACCCAGACGCCAAGGCGATGGACACTGAAGTCCAGCCAGGGTTGGGGAACGTTGGCCAGAATATCCGTGATGACGGCGCTATTGGTAACGGGCTTGAATTCCTGCCCCTCCCAGGCATGGAGCATGTACATGGTGGGGGAGTGCCGTTGCCACACTTTCTGAGGATGAATGAAAAGCTGGTCCCGCTTGCGATGCACCTCCAACACCACTTGTGCCGTATTGTGAATCGGGTCCGTGGCGTGAAAGGAATGATGATCCTTGCGCAAACCAAAATAGGCGATGGTTTTCAAGTCATAGAGGAAAGGGCAGGTGATGCGAAAGAAATTGCCCAGCATGCGGTCGCTGTACCAATCCGCCGCCAGATCGCTGAGCATGTCAAACACATAGCAGGCCCCGATGCCCTCGGCCTCGATGACGTCGAGAATCTCGCCCACGAATTTTTCAAAACCATCTTCGGGTCGCAGGCGTACATGCCTGCCTCCCTGTTCTGGTGAAACAAGTTCTGAATGCCGGCCAAAACGAAAATATACCAGCGGCCGCCGCTGCCGGAGGCATTCCTCCCAGAAAGGCAAAACAAAGGGCCGGTATTCATCCACGCTGGCAACCTGCCACACCACATTATCCCCGGCTTGAAGGTTTTGCAGAGTGCGGTCTAAACCGGGCAGGCCGGTGGAGAAGAAACTCAAATCCCGGTTGTAAGGGGTGCTGGCCTCGGGCGCTGGTGAAGAAGCTGAGGGGGTCATCGCAGAAGCTTTCCGTAACGTTGCACCGGTTTTTGGCCGTCGGGCCTGGGGGTCCAAATATCCTGCCACCGGAGGCCGCATTCGCGCACCATCTGGAAACAATAATCCAGGTCGCCGACTTCCCGCCCGCCATTATTCGTGCCGAAGGTGAACTTGCAACCAGCCGCTTTGGCCATTTTGATAAAGGCGGGGCTGGGCAATTTGTAGCGGGCATTGATTTCAATGGCCACGCCATGGGCGGCTGCGGCGTCAATCACACGCTTCATGCGTTCTGCGGTCCAAAGGGTATCGTATTCCGCGGCCAGAACATCGGGAAGGAAAGTGGGATTCACGTAAATGTCCACTGCTTCGCGACTAAGAATTTCCACGGTTTTTTCCACCAGCAAATCCATGAATGCCTGTTTGTCGGGGATTTCACCGACTTCTTCCTTAATCCAAAGTCGCATGCGCCTGCCTTGCCGGTCGGTGAAGGTCATGGAATCGGTGAACACGTAGTCAAACTTGGCCACGGCCGCTGGTGAAAACATGTTTACCCATTCGCGGCCTTCCGCCTGCATGGCCACGAACACCGGTTGTCCCTTCATTTCCCGCAAAAACTGGTCAATCCCGGCATCGTTGGTAATGCCAAAACCGACGCCGCAGTTGACGGCCACGCCGTAGAACACGCCCGAGCGGCGCGATTCCGCCAGCGCCTCCGGCAGGGTTAGCCCTCCTTTGAGGTGCATGTGATAATTGACCACGGGGTAATTGGCCGCGCCCAAGCGCAACACGGCCCGGTCATGCTCGGTCATGGCCATCTCGCGCAGGTCTTCGGCGGGGGCGGCGTCGGGCAGACGCCGCACGCGGAGATTGCGGAACCAGACCTTGCTTTTCGGGTCATGGCATTGCAAGGCAAAGGTGCCGTCTCCCAGACGGCGGCCGGGCCGTTCCGGGTTGGCGAAGGGCGGAGTGGGTTCCAAATAATCCACCACCAGCGTGTCATTCACACGGATTTGCACGCGCTTGCCACTCACACGCACGGCCATTTTGAACCACTGCTCGTCAGCCACCAGGGCCTTATAGACGTTGCGCACGCCATAAAGGCTCCCGGTTAATTTGTTCTCGCGGTAGTCTCCCTCACCGTGGCGAGCGTTATGAATTTGCACTTCCAGGCCGGCGCCAGGAAAGCCTTTCTCTTGGAAACGGGTGTGAAAGAAGACGCCGCTGTTGGCCAACGGTCCCGCTTTAGCTTCAAATTCCAGCTCGAAATTTTTGAAGGTGGCCTGTCCTTCTGGCCCTACATAGAACAGATGGGCCCGCGGCCCGTCCGCCACAATGGCGCCGTTTTCCACCTTGAAGGAGGCCGGGTTTTCGCTGGCTCTCCAGCCGTTTAACGTTTGGCCGTCAAACAAGGACTGCCAGGCGGACGGTTCGGCGGCGGGGAGCGCCAAGAGCCCCAAGACGGCCGCCGCCACGGCTGGGACGGCGCGAATGCAAGCGAGGCGTAATATATTCATCGGCTCTAGGATGTGCGGAAAAAAGGACGATGGCAAGGTTGTAGGTGGCCATGCCCATGAGCCGAGGATGAACGGATTGTTTTCCAGCACGATTCTGCGAGGGGTTGGGCCGGCTCTCCAGGGCAGATAAGCAACGGGTAATTAACGGGTAATTTCCTTGACCTGTGACGACTTGATGCCATGCTGCGGAGCGTAGTCATTTGCATTATGAAATCACGCAATTCAGGTTGTTATTGGCCAGGTGTCGCAATGCTGGCGACGCTGGGTATGATGTCGGCATTTGCTGCCAGCAATGTGGCTCCGCCGTTTTACGGGGATCCGCCGGATGACAATCATCCGTGGGCAGTGCACGATCGCAACCGTCCGTTGCCGCCAGTCATTACGCCAGGCACGTTCAGCACGCAGGACCAGGCGGGCAAGCCTCCCTCCGATGCCATCGTGCTTTTTGATGGCACGGATTTGTCCAAGTTTTCCGATAACAAGGGCAACCCGGTCAAATGGGTGGTGCGCGATGGTTACATGGAAGTCACGCCGGGTTCAGGGGAAATTCGCTCACGCGAGGAATTTGGCGATTGTCAACTGCACATCGAATGGTGCGCTCCCACGAAAATCGAGGGCTCCGGGCAGGGGCGTGGCAACAGTGGCGTATTCCT
This is a stretch of genomic DNA from Fontisphaera persica. It encodes these proteins:
- a CDS encoding alkaline phosphatase family protein, producing MKKTHPKFLGAIVVMLWPMLSVLGLSAAEFPRADYVLLISFDGLSGTHLRAYLAASPENFPHFRRVLREGAGTLNARCDYYASETVPNHTSMLLGRPLWQPAGWPEDSWHGYANNGYTVGEIYHQHGNSQPGYLHSVWDVVHDHGLRTACIVSKSKLLICAESYNATNGAPDTVGEDNGPNKVDYVMNVPWSYYTYNRWAIVGAVTNYLQDEVPHFAFVHFADLDYIGHAYGWSSGVWRATLEELDGCLGQMMAFIEGHPAMSNRTALIITSDHGGGVPDYSHTDPQYMVNYTIPFLVWGPGWPPGEDLYRLCANRFDPEIYRVDYLAPLQPIRNGDAANLALDILGLPPVPGAPLRMVRGQPVVQLSVSRQVHGLVVRWPAPAGGYVLETASRLGDSRAWMPVTEGVVMDEVDWQKMLILSAGGAEPQRWFRLRREP
- a CDS encoding PEP/pyruvate-binding domain-containing protein — protein: MTPSASSPAPEASTPYNRDLSFFSTGLPGLDRTLQNLQAGDNVVWQVASVDEYRPFVLPFWEECLRQRRPLVYFRFGRHSELVSPEQGGRHVRLRPEDGFEKFVGEILDVIEAEGIGACYVFDMLSDLAADWYSDRMLGNFFRITCPFLYDLKTIAYFGLRKDHHSFHATDPIHNTAQVVLEVHRKRDQLFIHPQKVWQRHSPTMYMLHAWEGQEFKPVTNSAVITDILANVPQPWLDFSVHRLGVWVRTFRQAQATWKAVQQGRKSNTEAQAFFQRLVKMVLTREERFIALAHQYLSLADLIEVMQRMIGTGLIGGKSLGMLLARAVLRQKRPDLWQKLEGHDSFFIGSDVFYTYLVQNGCWWLRRRQKDFDVLLQNADLARQKILEGEFPDFISEQFEEMLEYFGQSPIIVRSSSLLEDNYGNAFSGKYESVFCANQGSPEERLQAFMQAVRTVYASTMSHEGLEYRRHHGLLERDEQMALLVQRVSGEMYGNTYFPHLAGVGFSFNPFVWHEDIDPRAGVLRLVFGLGTRAVDRTDDDYTRLVALNVPLKQPEAKGGNVRQFTQRRADLLDLAANRLTARDFRELAAFLPAPLRSLMAREGLGGEGDWMLNFDTLLEQTPLASDLRDMLRTLEEAYDYPVDVEFTVNFLPNGHYRINLLQCRPFQVKIRGEGSRVRIPAHIPPQEVVLESSGPIIGHSLATGVDRLIYVVPRVYSQMSMSQRYSVARAIGRLTHLNQGRQPTIMIIGPGRWGTSMPSLGVPVSFAEINTVSVICELALMHEGLIPDISLGTHFFNDLVEMDMLYLAVTPGKEGYRFNEELILSQPNQLAQLLPSAASLMEAIWVVEGGQNGAQVYLNVDSMSQKALAYRECPTAGPS
- a CDS encoding DUF1080 domain-containing protein, which encodes MNILRLACIRAVPAVAAAVLGLLALPAAEPSAWQSLFDGQTLNGWRASENPASFKVENGAIVADGPRAHLFYVGPEGQATFKNFELEFEAKAGPLANSGVFFHTRFQEKGFPGAGLEVQIHNARHGEGDYRENKLTGSLYGVRNVYKALVADEQWFKMAVRVSGKRVQIRVNDTLVVDYLEPTPPFANPERPGRRLGDGTFALQCHDPKSKVWFRNLRVRRLPDAAPAEDLREMAMTEHDRAVLRLGAANYPVVNYHMHLKGGLTLPEALAESRRSGVFYGVAVNCGVGFGITNDAGIDQFLREMKGQPVFVAMQAEGREWVNMFSPAAVAKFDYVFTDSMTFTDRQGRRMRLWIKEEVGEIPDKQAFMDLLVEKTVEILSREAVDIYVNPTFLPDVLAAEYDTLWTAERMKRVIDAAAAHGVAIEINARYKLPSPAFIKMAKAAGCKFTFGTNNGGREVGDLDYCFQMVRECGLRWQDIWTPRPDGQKPVQRYGKLLR